One Sinorhizobium mexicanum genomic region harbors:
- the amaB gene encoding L-piperidine-6-carboxylate dehydrogenase, protein MNIATKKVDVAKEAAALLEKMGVARELYVGGEMPSYSPVTGEQIASLKTVSAAEAAARVERANEAFRAWRLVPAPKRGELVRLLGEELRAFKADLGRLVSLEAGKIPSEGLGEVQEMIDICDFAVGLSRQLYGLTIATERPGHRMMETWHPLGVVGIISAFNFPVAVWSWNAALALVCGNAVVWKPSEKTPLTALASQAILERALARFGDAPEGLSQVLIGDRAIGEVLVDHPKVPLVSATGSTRMGREVGPRLAKRFARAILELGGNNAGIVCPSADLDMALRAIAFGAMGTAGQRCTTLRRLFVHESVYDQLVPRLKKAYTSVSVGNPLESTALVGPLVDKAAFDNMQKAITEAKSHGGAVTGGERVELGHENGYYVKPALVEMPKQAGPVLEETFAPILYVMKYSDFDAALVDHNAVAAGLSSSIFTRDMQESERFLAADGSDCGIANVNIGTSGAEIGGAFGGEKETGGGRESGSDAWKAYMRRATNTVNYSKALPLAQGVSFDIE, encoded by the coding sequence ATGAACATTGCAACGAAGAAAGTCGACGTCGCCAAGGAGGCCGCCGCCCTCCTCGAAAAGATGGGCGTCGCCCGCGAACTCTATGTGGGCGGCGAAATGCCGTCCTACAGCCCCGTCACCGGCGAACAGATCGCCAGCCTCAAGACCGTCTCTGCCGCCGAGGCCGCTGCCCGGGTCGAGCGGGCCAACGAAGCCTTCCGTGCCTGGCGGCTCGTGCCGGCGCCAAAGCGAGGCGAGCTCGTCCGCCTGCTCGGCGAGGAGCTGCGCGCCTTCAAGGCCGATCTCGGCCGTCTGGTCTCGCTCGAAGCCGGCAAGATCCCGTCGGAAGGTCTCGGCGAAGTGCAGGAGATGATCGACATCTGCGATTTTGCCGTCGGTCTCTCCCGCCAGCTCTATGGTCTCACGATCGCTACCGAGCGCCCGGGCCACCGCATGATGGAAACCTGGCATCCGCTCGGCGTCGTCGGCATCATCTCCGCCTTCAACTTCCCGGTCGCCGTCTGGTCCTGGAACGCAGCGCTGGCGCTCGTCTGCGGCAACGCCGTCGTCTGGAAGCCGTCGGAAAAGACGCCGCTCACCGCGCTTGCATCGCAGGCAATCCTTGAACGCGCCCTCGCCCGCTTCGGCGACGCGCCCGAAGGCCTGTCGCAGGTGCTGATCGGCGACCGCGCAATCGGCGAAGTGCTCGTCGATCATCCGAAGGTGCCGCTCGTTTCGGCGACCGGCTCGACCCGCATGGGCCGCGAAGTCGGCCCGCGTCTTGCGAAGCGCTTTGCCCGCGCCATCCTCGAACTCGGCGGCAACAATGCCGGCATCGTCTGCCCGTCGGCCGATCTCGACATGGCGCTCCGCGCCATCGCCTTCGGCGCCATGGGCACCGCCGGGCAGCGTTGCACGACGCTGCGCCGCCTCTTCGTCCATGAAAGCGTCTATGACCAGCTCGTTCCGCGCCTGAAGAAGGCTTACACCTCGGTCTCCGTCGGCAATCCACTGGAATCGACCGCGCTGGTCGGCCCGCTCGTCGACAAGGCCGCTTTCGACAACATGCAGAAGGCGATCACTGAAGCCAAGTCGCATGGCGGCGCCGTCACCGGCGGCGAACGCGTCGAACTCGGCCATGAGAACGGCTACTACGTGAAGCCGGCACTCGTCGAAATGCCGAAGCAGGCCGGCCCGGTTCTCGAAGAGACCTTCGCGCCGATCCTCTATGTCATGAAGTACAGCGATTTCGACGCCGCGCTCGTTGATCACAACGCAGTTGCAGCAGGCCTTTCGTCGTCGATCTTCACCCGCGACATGCAGGAATCCGAACGCTTCCTCGCAGCCGACGGTTCGGACTGCGGCATCGCCAACGTCAACATCGGCACTTCTGGTGCGGAAATCGGCGGTGCGTTCGGCGGCGAGAAGGAAACCGGCGGCGGCCGTGAATCGGGCTCCGACGCCTGGAAGGCCTATATGCGCCGTGCCACCAACACGGTGAACTATTCGAAGGCCCTGCCGCTGGCGCAGGGCGTCTCGTTCGATATCGAATGA
- the hglS gene encoding 2-oxoadipate dioxygenase/decarboxylase HglS: MKENSFVCADDIRSAFSAAMSVMYREEVPAYGTLMELVAKVNADTLAADATLKGRLEATCSLDRISEERHGAIRLGTPAELSMMRRVFAVMGMYPVGYYDLSTAGVPVHSTAFRPVGEAALKRNPFRVFTSLLRLDLIADETLRAEAEAILRERRIFTSDTIELTEKAERDGGLDTADAERFVAEVLETFRWHDRANVGADMYKRLHDAHRLIADVVSFKGPHINHLTPRTLDIDKVQALMPEYGIAPKAVVEGPPTRKCAILLRQTSFKALEEAVCFRDTDGGWKTGSHTARFGEIEQRGIALTPKGRSLYDRLLDESRKIVRPAADGSNAKQYEAALARAFGAFPDSWAEIREAGLGYFSYSLTEKGRRTKLAGRRDLDTLIADGLVEFDPIVYEDFLPVSAAGIFQSNLGDGAQQEFVASPNQKRFEADLGVAVLNEFDHYAGIEQASIEGCLQALSAAMAAE, translated from the coding sequence GTGAAAGAGAATAGTTTCGTTTGCGCCGACGATATCCGCTCGGCTTTCTCTGCCGCCATGTCGGTCATGTACCGTGAAGAGGTGCCGGCCTATGGCACGCTCATGGAACTGGTGGCGAAGGTCAACGCCGATACGCTGGCGGCGGACGCGACGTTGAAGGGGCGCCTCGAGGCGACCTGCTCGCTCGACCGTATCTCGGAGGAGCGCCACGGCGCGATTCGGCTCGGTACGCCGGCCGAACTGTCGATGATGCGCCGCGTCTTCGCCGTCATGGGCATGTATCCCGTCGGCTATTACGATCTTTCGACCGCCGGCGTGCCGGTCCATTCGACCGCCTTCCGGCCGGTCGGCGAAGCGGCGTTGAAGCGCAATCCCTTCCGCGTTTTCACCTCGCTGCTGAGGCTCGACCTCATCGCCGACGAGACCCTGCGTGCCGAGGCGGAAGCTATCCTGCGCGAGCGCAGGATCTTCACCTCCGACACGATCGAGCTCACCGAGAAGGCCGAGCGCGACGGCGGCCTCGACACGGCCGATGCCGAACGGTTCGTCGCCGAGGTGCTCGAAACCTTCCGCTGGCACGACCGGGCCAACGTCGGCGCCGACATGTACAAGCGCCTGCACGACGCGCACCGGCTGATCGCCGACGTCGTTTCCTTCAAGGGACCGCACATCAACCATCTGACGCCGCGCACGCTCGATATCGACAAGGTTCAGGCGCTGATGCCCGAATACGGCATTGCTCCGAAGGCCGTCGTCGAGGGCCCGCCGACGCGTAAGTGCGCGATCCTGTTGCGCCAGACGTCGTTCAAGGCCTTGGAAGAAGCCGTCTGCTTCCGCGACACAGATGGCGGCTGGAAAACCGGTTCACACACGGCCCGCTTCGGCGAGATCGAACAGCGCGGCATCGCACTGACGCCGAAGGGGCGCAGCCTCTACGACCGGCTGCTCGACGAATCGCGCAAGATCGTCCGGCCCGCCGCCGATGGCTCCAACGCGAAGCAGTACGAAGCAGCCCTTGCCCGGGCCTTCGGGGCCTTCCCCGACAGCTGGGCTGAGATCCGTGAGGCGGGGCTTGGCTATTTCAGCTATTCTCTGACAGAAAAAGGCCGGCGGACGAAGCTCGCCGGACGCCGCGACCTCGATACGTTGATCGCCGACGGCCTCGTTGAATTCGATCCGATCGTCTACGAGGACTTCCTTCCGGTCAGCGCCGCCGGTATCTTCCAGTCGAACCTCGGCGACGGCGCCCAGCAGGAATTCGTGGCAAGTCCGAACCAGAAGCGCTTCGAGGCCGACCTCGGCGTCGCCGTGCTCAACGAGTTCGATCACTATGCCGGTATCGAACAGGCATCGATTGAAGGCTGCCTTCAGGCGCTCTCGGCGGCGATGGCAGCGGAATGA
- a CDS encoding cupin domain-containing protein — protein sequence MSVDIGNRLRHVRLMHNLSQRELAKRAGVTNSTISLIESNASNPSVGALKRILDGIPIGLAEFFSFEPEKPRKAFYAAEELVEIGKGPISYRQIGDNLFGRSLQILKECYQPGADTGKVPLVHEGEEGGIVLSGRLEVTVDDERRILGPGDAYYFESRRPHRFRCVGPVPCEVISACTPPTF from the coding sequence ATGAGCGTCGATATCGGCAACCGGCTCCGCCATGTGCGGCTGATGCACAATCTGTCCCAGCGTGAACTTGCCAAGAGAGCGGGCGTCACGAACTCCACCATCTCGCTGATCGAATCGAATGCCTCGAACCCGTCGGTCGGCGCCCTGAAGCGCATTCTCGACGGCATTCCGATCGGGCTTGCGGAGTTCTTCTCCTTCGAACCGGAAAAGCCGCGCAAGGCTTTCTATGCGGCGGAGGAGCTGGTGGAGATCGGCAAAGGCCCGATCTCCTATCGCCAGATCGGCGACAATCTGTTCGGCCGCAGCCTGCAGATCCTGAAGGAGTGCTATCAGCCCGGCGCCGACACCGGCAAGGTGCCGCTGGTGCATGAGGGGGAGGAGGGCGGGATCGTGCTTTCCGGGCGGCTGGAGGTCACCGTCGATGACGAGCGGCGCATCCTCGGGCCCGGCGACGCCTATTATTTCGAAAGCCGCCGGCCACATCGCTTTCGCTGTGTCGGGCCTGTGCCGTGCGAAGTGATCAGCGCTTGTACACCGCCGACGTTTTGA
- a CDS encoding glycerate kinase type-2 family protein yields MTSIEPRFFLTSLFEAAVVAADPYAAIRAHLPERPKGRTIVIGAGKAASQMAAAFERLWDAPLTGAVVARHGPVEKCERIKVLQSAHPVPDEAGLSASSALLELVGGLTADDLVVALVSGGGSALLPAPPSGLTLEDEIAVNRALLASGAPISAMNVVRKHVSRIKGGRLALAASPARVVSLVVSDVPGDNPAFVASGPTVPDRSSLEEAREIVARYAMALPERVMGHLASDAARALGPDDPAFADNEVHVIASASVSLEAAAAHARELGVEAAILSDAIEGEARDIGRMHAALAREVALRNRPFAKPVVLLSGGETTVTISGNSYGKGGRNSEFLLSLALDIDGVTDIDALAADTDGIDGSEDNAGAFADGASVARMRAAGVDPRAHLARHDAWSAFAASGDLFVPGPTGTNVNDFRAMLIR; encoded by the coding sequence ATGACATCGATCGAGCCGCGCTTCTTCCTGACCTCCCTCTTCGAGGCTGCCGTGGTGGCGGCCGATCCTTACGCCGCCATCCGCGCCCATCTGCCTGAGAGGCCGAAGGGGCGCACGATCGTCATCGGCGCCGGCAAGGCGGCAAGCCAGATGGCGGCCGCCTTCGAGCGCCTCTGGGACGCGCCGCTCACGGGCGCCGTCGTCGCCCGCCATGGACCGGTCGAAAAATGCGAGCGCATCAAGGTGCTGCAATCGGCGCATCCGGTGCCGGACGAGGCCGGGCTTTCCGCGTCATCCGCGCTTCTCGAACTCGTCGGGGGACTGACGGCCGACGATCTCGTCGTGGCGCTGGTTTCCGGCGGCGGCTCGGCGCTCCTGCCGGCTCCACCAAGCGGGCTGACGCTCGAAGACGAGATCGCGGTCAACCGGGCGCTGCTCGCCTCCGGAGCGCCGATCTCGGCGATGAACGTCGTCAGAAAACACGTGTCGCGCATCAAGGGCGGCCGGCTTGCGCTTGCAGCGTCGCCCGCCCGCGTCGTCAGCCTCGTCGTCTCCGATGTGCCGGGCGACAATCCCGCCTTCGTCGCCTCCGGCCCGACGGTGCCGGATCGGTCGAGCCTCGAAGAGGCGCGCGAGATCGTCGCGCGTTACGCCATGGCCCTGCCCGAGCGGGTGATGGGGCATCTCGCGTCGGATGCCGCGCGTGCCCTCGGCCCCGACGACCCCGCCTTTGCCGACAACGAAGTGCATGTGATCGCCTCGGCGAGCGTCTCGCTGGAGGCGGCAGCGGCGCACGCGCGGGAGCTCGGCGTCGAAGCCGCAATCCTCTCGGACGCAATCGAGGGCGAAGCGCGTGACATCGGCCGCATGCATGCGGCGCTCGCGCGCGAAGTAGCATTGCGGAATCGACCCTTCGCAAAGCCTGTCGTTCTGCTCTCCGGCGGCGAGACGACGGTGACAATTTCCGGCAACAGCTACGGCAAGGGCGGGCGCAACAGCGAGTTCCTGTTGTCGCTGGCGCTCGACATCGATGGCGTTACCGACATCGATGCGCTTGCCGCCGACACGGACGGCATCGATGGTTCCGAGGACAATGCCGGCGCCTTTGCCGACGGGGCGAGTGTCGCTCGCATGCGGGCGGCGGGCGTCGATCCTCGCGCACACCTTGCCCGCCACGATGCCTGGTCGGCCTTTGCGGCGAGCGGGGACCTTTTCGTGCCCGGCCCGACCGGGACGAACGTCAACGATTTCCGGGCAATGCTGATACGCTGA
- a CDS encoding LysR family transcriptional regulator, producing the protein MKLSRRLVPDVTTLQAFECAARHGSFTQAAAELNLTQSAVSRQIKDLETQLGVLLFERVRQRVILSDSGQKFLPEVRRLLHQTEELMVRAMASARADSTLSIASLPTFGSRWLVPRLPDFLKRYPGTVINIASRSAPFDFDEQNFDLAIHYGQPVWARATCSYLCNEVIVPAASPSLLETNPVEALEGIGGGPLLHLATRPKLWAQWFETNGMDGHGAYRGNRFDQFSMVIEAATAGLGFALLPRYLIEQELAAGTLRIVLDRPMQTENSYYLAVPEGKRENPISLAFREWIVEQVG; encoded by the coding sequence ATGAAGTTAAGCCGACGACTGGTTCCTGACGTGACGACGCTGCAAGCCTTCGAATGCGCCGCGCGCCACGGCAGTTTCACCCAGGCCGCGGCTGAGCTCAACCTTACGCAAAGCGCGGTCAGCCGACAGATCAAGGATCTCGAAACCCAACTCGGCGTCCTGCTCTTCGAACGCGTGCGTCAGCGGGTCATCCTTTCCGACTCCGGGCAGAAGTTTCTGCCGGAGGTTCGGCGGCTGCTGCACCAGACCGAGGAGCTAATGGTGCGCGCCATGGCTTCGGCGCGCGCCGATTCAACCTTGTCCATCGCATCGCTGCCGACTTTCGGCAGCCGCTGGCTGGTGCCGCGCCTGCCCGATTTCCTGAAGCGTTATCCGGGCACCGTCATCAATATCGCCTCGCGCTCGGCACCGTTCGATTTCGACGAGCAGAATTTCGATCTGGCGATCCACTACGGCCAGCCTGTCTGGGCGCGTGCAACCTGCAGCTATCTTTGCAACGAAGTTATCGTTCCGGCCGCCAGTCCCTCACTCCTAGAGACCAATCCGGTCGAGGCGCTGGAGGGCATTGGCGGCGGTCCGCTCCTCCATCTCGCCACGCGTCCCAAGCTCTGGGCGCAATGGTTCGAGACAAACGGGATGGACGGACATGGCGCCTACCGGGGCAATCGATTCGACCAGTTCTCGATGGTGATCGAAGCGGCAACCGCAGGTCTCGGTTTTGCCCTTTTGCCTCGCTATCTGATCGAACAGGAACTTGCCGCAGGCACGCTGCGGATCGTTCTTGACCGACCGATGCAGACCGAAAACAGCTACTACCTCGCCGTTCCGGAGGGCAAGCGTGAAAACCCGATCAGCCTCGCCTTCAGGGAATGGATTGTCGAACAGGTCGGTTGA
- a CDS encoding FAD-binding oxidoreductase, with protein MIDEHHIDALTKILGDKGVVTGPADMQAYETGARYDQGRAAVVLRPSTTAEVSAAVAYCVRNGLALIPQSGNTGVVSGSTPDNTGSETVLSLDRLTRQFELDSDNRSVRVDAGFRLSDLNRRLEEHDLFFPIDLGADPRIGGMIATNTGGSRFLKYGDVRRNTLGLKVVLADEDGTVLDLDCDLRKNNTGVDWKQIFIGTTGAFGIVTECVLNLERVPKQTATAFLVPASGAHVLPLLKAMEERLGAYLSAFEGMSRNAIAATFAHVPSLKNPFQGGNVPDYVILAEISRTWPPREGEQSLDAVLEGVLAEIWESEEAPLADAFVGPPHEIWTLRHALPEGVKHLGKLIAFDLSFRRGDIMAFCDHMKAEMPEKFPDVTVCDFGHIGDGGVHFNLVVAKDSPLLSEASFEQRLREWVFAAAVEQYGGSFSAEHAIGRRNQAFYDFYTPEKLKEMAGRLKTLTSPGKLGSMHFG; from the coding sequence ATGATTGACGAGCACCATATCGACGCATTGACGAAGATCCTTGGCGACAAGGGCGTCGTCACGGGTCCGGCAGACATGCAGGCCTATGAGACCGGCGCGCGCTACGACCAGGGCCGTGCAGCCGTCGTGCTGCGCCCGTCGACAACGGCGGAGGTCTCGGCCGCGGTTGCCTATTGCGTCCGCAACGGCCTCGCGCTGATCCCGCAGTCCGGCAATACTGGCGTCGTGTCGGGATCGACGCCGGACAATACCGGCAGCGAGACCGTTCTCAGTCTCGATCGGCTAACGAGGCAGTTCGAACTCGACAGCGACAACCGCTCGGTGCGCGTCGATGCCGGCTTTCGGCTTTCCGATCTCAACCGGCGGCTGGAAGAACACGACCTGTTCTTCCCGATCGATCTCGGCGCCGATCCGCGCATCGGTGGCATGATCGCGACCAATACCGGCGGCTCGCGCTTCCTGAAATACGGCGACGTGCGTCGCAACACGCTCGGCCTGAAGGTCGTGCTCGCCGACGAGGACGGAACCGTTCTCGACCTCGATTGCGACCTGCGCAAGAACAATACCGGCGTCGACTGGAAGCAGATCTTCATCGGGACCACCGGCGCCTTCGGCATCGTCACCGAATGCGTGCTGAACCTAGAGCGGGTGCCGAAACAGACGGCGACAGCCTTCCTCGTGCCTGCAAGCGGCGCCCATGTGCTGCCGCTGCTGAAAGCCATGGAAGAGCGGCTGGGCGCCTATCTTTCGGCCTTCGAGGGCATGTCGAGGAACGCGATTGCAGCCACCTTCGCTCATGTGCCGTCGCTGAAGAATCCCTTCCAGGGCGGTAATGTACCGGACTATGTAATCCTCGCCGAGATCTCCCGCACCTGGCCGCCGCGCGAGGGTGAACAGTCGCTCGACGCCGTTCTCGAAGGCGTGCTCGCCGAAATCTGGGAATCGGAAGAGGCGCCGCTCGCCGACGCCTTCGTCGGTCCGCCGCACGAGATCTGGACGCTCCGCCACGCGCTTCCCGAAGGCGTAAAACATCTCGGCAAGCTGATCGCCTTCGATCTTTCCTTCCGCCGAGGTGATATCATGGCCTTCTGCGACCATATGAAGGCCGAGATGCCGGAGAAATTCCCGGACGTCACCGTTTGCGATTTCGGCCACATCGGCGACGGCGGCGTGCACTTCAATCTTGTCGTGGCAAAGGATAGCCCGCTATTGAGCGAGGCGAGCTTCGAACAGCGCCTGCGCGAATGGGTCTTCGCGGCCGCCGTCGAGCAATATGGCGGCAGCTTCAGTGCCGAGCATGCGATCGGCCGGCGGAACCAGGCCTTCTACGATTTCTACACGCCGGAGAAACTGAAAGAGATGGCCGGCCGCCTGAAAACACTTACATCGCCGGGAAAGCTCGGCAGCATGCATTTTGGTTAA
- a CDS encoding Dabb family protein, whose amino-acid sequence MIRHCVFIRFRPDVANAEKEAIFAEIAALRDRLPGFLAAHVGVNVSPETGMDKGYGEGFMVDFADAAARDAYLEDADHRRTGAKLVAAAEGGVQGVLVYDLEIPD is encoded by the coding sequence ATGATTCGACACTGCGTTTTCATCCGCTTCCGTCCAGACGTGGCGAATGCCGAGAAGGAGGCGATCTTCGCCGAGATCGCTGCACTGAGAGACCGCCTGCCGGGCTTTCTGGCGGCGCACGTCGGTGTGAATGTCAGCCCGGAAACCGGCATGGACAAAGGATACGGCGAAGGCTTCATGGTCGATTTCGCCGATGCCGCTGCGCGCGACGCCTATCTCGAAGACGCAGATCACCGCAGGACTGGCGCGAAATTGGTTGCGGCGGCGGAAGGCGGCGTACAAGGTGTCCTGGTCTACGACCTCGAAATACCGGACTGA
- a CDS encoding pyridoxal phosphate-dependent aminotransferase, translating to MTINATVKEAGFLPASRIASIGVSEILKIGARANAMKREGKPVIILGAGEPDFDTPDHVKQAAWDAIQRGETKYTALDGTPELKKAIREKFQRENGLAYETDEITVATGAKQILFNAMMASVNPGDEVIIPTPYWTSYSDIVQICEGKPVLIACDASSGFRLTADKLEAAITPKTRWVLLNSPSNPSGAAYSAADYRPLLEVLLKHPHVWLLVDDMYEHIVYDGFRFVTPAQLEPHLKERTLTVNGVSKAYAMTGWRIGYAGGPRDLIKAMAVVQSQATSCPSSVSQAASVAALTGPQEFLKERTASFQRRRDLVVGGLNAIKGLDCRVPEGAFYTFSGCAGMLGKVTPSGKTIETDTDFCAYLLDDAHVAVVPGSAFGLSPFFRISYATSEAELKEALTRIAAACARLS from the coding sequence ATGACCATCAATGCAACGGTGAAGGAGGCGGGCTTTCTGCCCGCCTCGCGGATCGCCTCGATCGGCGTTTCCGAAATCCTGAAGATCGGCGCCCGCGCCAACGCCATGAAGCGCGAAGGCAAGCCGGTAATCATCCTCGGTGCCGGCGAGCCGGACTTCGACACGCCGGACCACGTCAAGCAGGCGGCTTGGGACGCGATCCAGCGCGGCGAGACGAAATATACGGCACTCGACGGCACGCCGGAATTGAAGAAGGCGATCCGCGAAAAGTTCCAGCGCGAGAACGGCCTCGCCTACGAGACGGACGAGATAACGGTTGCGACCGGCGCCAAGCAGATCCTCTTCAACGCCATGATGGCGTCGGTCAATCCCGGCGACGAGGTGATCATCCCGACGCCCTACTGGACCTCCTATTCCGACATTGTCCAGATCTGCGAAGGCAAGCCGGTGCTGATCGCCTGCGATGCATCGTCCGGCTTTCGCCTGACCGCGGACAAGCTCGAAGCGGCGATCACGCCGAAGACGCGTTGGGTGCTCTTGAACTCGCCCTCGAATCCGTCCGGGGCCGCCTACAGCGCCGCCGATTACCGGCCGCTGCTCGAGGTGCTTCTCAAGCATCCGCATGTCTGGCTGCTGGTCGACGACATGTACGAGCACATCGTCTATGACGGCTTCCGCTTCGTCACCCCCGCCCAGCTCGAGCCCCACCTCAAGGAGCGCACGCTGACCGTCAACGGCGTGTCGAAGGCCTATGCCATGACCGGCTGGCGGATCGGCTATGCCGGCGGGCCGCGCGACCTTATCAAGGCGATGGCCGTCGTGCAGAGCCAGGCGACCTCCTGCCCCTCATCGGTCAGCCAGGCGGCCTCCGTCGCAGCGCTGACCGGTCCGCAGGAGTTCCTCAAAGAACGCACCGCGAGCTTTCAACGCCGCCGCGATCTCGTCGTCGGCGGGCTGAACGCCATCAAAGGTCTCGATTGCCGCGTTCCGGAAGGCGCTTTCTACACCTTCTCCGGCTGCGCCGGCATGCTCGGTAAGGTGACGCCATCGGGCAAGACGATCGAAACCGATACGGACTTCTGTGCCTATCTGCTCGACGACGCCCATGTCGCCGTCGTTCCGGGCTCCGCCTTCGGCCTTTCGCCCTTCTTCCGCATTTCCTATGCGACCTCGGAAGCGGAGCTCAAGGAAGCACTCACCCGCATCGCCGCGGCCTGCGCGCGGCTGTCTTGA
- a CDS encoding aspartate aminotransferase family protein, with the protein MDAHNKPNAPVLDSYWMPFTANRQFKAAPRLLASAEGMHYTSVDGRTILDGTAGLWCVNAGHGRRQIAAAVERQLSVMDFAPSFQMGHPIAFDFAERLAEIAPGPAGAKLDRVFFTGSGSESVDTALKIALAYQRSIGQGTRTRLIGRERGYHGVGFGGISVGGIVNNRRVFPQLPGSDHLRHTHDPAKNAFVKGQPEHGAELADDLERLVALHGAETIAACIVEPVAGSTGVLIPPKGYLERLRAICDKHGILLIFDEVITGFGRLGAAFATDYFGVTPDLVTTAKGLTNGAIPMGAVFANRKVHDALMHAPEGQIELFHGYTYSGHPAACAAGIATLDIYRDEGLMTRAAELQEAWHEAMHSLKGLPHVIDIRTIGLIAGIELKSRDGAPGARAYDVFVDCFERGLLIRVTGDIIAFSPPLIAERKHFGEIVSMLADALKRVK; encoded by the coding sequence ATGGACGCCCACAACAAGCCCAACGCCCCGGTACTCGACAGCTACTGGATGCCCTTCACCGCCAACCGCCAGTTCAAGGCAGCACCCCGCCTGCTCGCGAGCGCCGAGGGCATGCACTACACCAGCGTCGATGGCCGGACGATCCTCGACGGCACCGCCGGCCTCTGGTGCGTCAATGCCGGCCATGGCCGCCGGCAGATCGCCGCCGCGGTCGAGCGGCAGCTTTCGGTGATGGATTTCGCCCCCTCCTTCCAGATGGGCCACCCGATCGCCTTCGATTTCGCCGAACGGCTCGCTGAAATTGCGCCCGGCCCGGCCGGCGCCAAGCTCGACCGGGTGTTCTTCACCGGCTCCGGCTCGGAATCGGTCGACACGGCACTGAAGATCGCGCTCGCCTACCAGCGCTCGATCGGCCAGGGCACGCGCACACGGCTCATCGGCCGCGAACGCGGCTATCATGGCGTCGGCTTCGGCGGCATCTCCGTCGGCGGTATCGTCAACAACCGCCGCGTCTTCCCGCAGCTTCCCGGCTCCGACCATCTGCGCCACACCCATGACCCGGCAAAGAACGCCTTCGTCAAGGGACAGCCCGAACATGGCGCCGAACTCGCCGACGATCTCGAAAGGCTGGTGGCGCTGCATGGCGCCGAGACGATCGCCGCCTGCATCGTTGAACCGGTCGCCGGATCGACCGGGGTGCTGATCCCGCCGAAGGGCTATCTCGAGCGGCTGCGCGCGATCTGCGACAAGCACGGCATTCTCCTGATCTTCGACGAAGTGATTACCGGCTTCGGTCGCCTCGGCGCCGCCTTCGCAACCGACTATTTCGGCGTGACACCCGATCTCGTCACCACCGCCAAGGGCCTCACCAATGGCGCCATTCCGATGGGCGCGGTGTTTGCGAACCGCAAGGTGCACGACGCGCTGATGCACGCACCGGAAGGCCAGATCGAGCTCTTCCACGGCTACACCTATTCCGGCCATCCGGCCGCCTGCGCCGCCGGCATCGCAACACTCGACATCTATCGCGACGAGGGCCTGATGACGCGGGCCGCCGAGTTGCAGGAAGCCTGGCACGAAGCGATGCATTCGCTGAAGGGCCTGCCGCACGTCATCGACATCCGCACCATCGGCCTTATCGCCGGCATCGAACTCAAATCACGCGACGGCGCGCCTGGCGCCCGGGCCTACGATGTCTTCGTCGATTGCTTCGAAAGGGGCCTGCTTATCCGCGTCACCGGCGACATCATCGCCTTCTCGCCGCCGCTGATCGCCGAAAGGAAGCATTTTGGCGAGATCGTCTCGATGCTCGCGGACGCGCTGAAGCGGGTGAAGTAA